CCCAGGTACCCACTTTGAGTTTTTCGGAATCGCCGAACGCCAGAGGCTTGATATCCTTGGCACCCTCGACGCGGATCAGCGCCAGGTCGGTTTTGGCATCCCGACCCACCAGTTCGGCGTCGAACTCGCGGTCATCGGCCAGGATGACCTTGATCTGGTCGGCATCTTCGATCACATGATTGTTGGTGACGATATACCCCTCGTCATCGATGATGAATCCCGACCCCAGACTGCGCTGCTTGAAATCGCGCTGGGTGCCGTCTCCCTGGTTAGGGCCGAAAAACTCTTCGAAAGGATTTCGATTGCCGCCAAAAGGGCTGCCGAAAAAATGCCGAAATACGGGACTGCCCCCCTTTATGGTTTTTACGGTACGAATATTGACGACTCCCGGCTTTACCGCTTCGGCAAGTTCGCTGAAACTTTCCGGGGCCGAAAAGGCCAGGGCACTTTGGACGCCCGGCACAGCGACGACAAGCAGCACGGCCGCCGTCCAGGCAAGAAAAAAAACTCGAAAATTGTGAAAACCCGTTCTCGATCCAATCATCGTTCTCGATGTAATCATATTGAACCTCCTGAAACACAGCTTTATCGTTGTCGAAACAATTTTCCGAGGCACCGCCAGATTTGCGGCGTCTCACCTTCGCAGAACAGCTATACCAAAGTCATTTACTATGAGAGTACTCTATTTCCGTCCGATTACATCAATATGACAACAAGATTACCAAATGGTAATAAAAATCGGTGCCCGGGCGACTCCGCCGCCCGAACACCGATTTCTGTTTTACTCTAGTTGTCGTCGGAATCGCCGGTCCGGCTTTCGTCGTTCGAATTCTCATCCAACTGCTGGCGCAGCGCCGATCCGATCTGTTCCATTCGGTATGGTTTTTTGATGTAGGCACCGGCCCCCAATTCCCGGGCCTCCTGGACCCGTTCGGATTCGGAGAACCCGCTGGCGATAATGGCCTTCTGCCCAGGAGAGAAGGCCAGAATCTGCCGGTAGGTTTCCAGACCGTCCATGTCCGGTTCCAGGATCATATCAAGAACCAGGATATCCACCGATTGCCGTTTGGCGAAATCCACGGCCTCCCGACCGCTGGACACCGTCTCCACCCGATAACCCAATCGCTTGAGCATGAAAGCTGCCAGATCCCGCTGTTCCTTGATGTCGTCCACGATCAGCACCAATTCGCCCCGGCCCCGATAGCTTTCCATGGGTCGAGCCTCGGTTTCCGGGGTCACATCCTGCCGGGTGATCGGAAAATAGAGGTCGAATTCGGTACCCCGGCCCCTGGTGCTGCGGGCATCGATATATCCGCCGTGGTCTTTCATGGTCCCCCACACCACGGCCATGCCCAGGCCCGTGCCGCTGCGCCCCATCTGTTTGTTGGTGTAAAAGGGCTCGAAGATACGTTCCAGATCGGATTCCGGAATGCCGGTGCCGGTGTCTGCCACAGTCAGCACTACGTATTCCCCCTCGGGTATGGTTTCGAAGCCTTGAATCGGACGATCCACATGACGATCACAGGTGGTCAGGGTGATTTTACCCCCCTCCGGCATGGCCTCGGCGGCATTGGTAACCAGGTTCATGACGGTCTTTTCCAGATGCAGCCCGGAGCCCATAATGTTGAATGCCCTCGCCGACAGATTGGTCTGGATGGCTACCTTCGGGTGGATCGATTGAAGATTCGCCATTTCCGGGCTGGTCAAATAATCCTGGACAACCCGGTTCAGGTCGATCACTTTGGAAACGGCAACCCCGCGCCGGGCCAGGGTCAGCAGATCCTGGACGATGGCGGCCGCCTTTTCGCCGGATTTCTTGATGGTTTCCAAAAGCAGGCGCGCTTCGCCCTTTTCGGGCGCATCCATCAGCAGCAGTTCCGGGTAGCCCACCAGCCCGGAAAGGATGTTGTTCAGATCGTGGGCCACCCCGCCGGCCAGGGTGCCGATGGCTTCCATTTTCTGCGCCCGCTGCAGCCGGGACTCCATCTCCTTCATGGCCGTGATGTCCGTTGCCACACGAAGCTGGACGATGCGCCGGTCCTCCCAGACGATGGCGCGGGCATAATTCAGGTACCAGCGGTCGTTGATCGGGTTTTTCTCTTCCCAGGTGCAGCTTTCCGCCGGCTGGTCGTTTTTGTCCAGCAGCTGCCGGTTCCGGCATTCACTGCAGATCGTATCCCGGCGGTAAATCGCGTCGTGGCATTTTTTGCCGACGATATCCTCGCCATAAGTCTTTTTCATGTGGCGGTTGGCCATCAGAATCACGCGCGTATCGATATCCGACACATAGATATGGTTGTCGATGCTGTCCATGACGGACTCGAGTTGGCTATGGCTGGACCGCACCCGCTGCTCGGCCTGTTTGCGCTCCTGAACTTCCTTATAAAGATCGCGGTTGATGCGCTGCAGGGCGGCCGTGCGTTCTTCCACCCGTTTTTCCAGGTTCCGGTTGGCCGCTTCGGTTTTGCGCTTCTCTTTTTCCAACAGGGTGGTGAGGAAAAAACTTTTGCGTTCCTGGGTCTCGATGGAATAGCAGATCAGCATTCCCAGCAGGTTGATACCCAGAAAGTGGGCGCCGAAAATCAATTGGACACTGCCGGTGGTCTCCATGAGCAGGAACATGGCCGCCTGATAGCCCGCTAACACGAGAAGACCGGCAACGGTGGCGGTGATAAATCGGGCATGAATAAACGTGTAACCGAAGAAAATGCAGAAAATCGTCCCCACCCCGTAAAAATAGGATTCGGGCGGCGGTATGATCACCACCATGGCGACATAGGCAAAACCGGTCAGCATGATGTAAAAGGCATTGAGCGCCTGCCAGACCCGGCGGTAGGCCGCGGTGTAGGAAAAAACCAGCCCTATCAGAAAAATGGGGCACACCAGGGCATAGCGGATGAACCACAACGGGCGGATCAGTTCGGGAAACACCAGGGCGTCCAAAATGCCGAAGATGCCGAAAAACAAAGTCGCGTAAAGCTTGCATCGCCGCAGGTGGTCGAGAGAGTTGTCGAAGTAGGCCTCCCGAAAGGGCTGCTCCAGGGATTTATGGCTGCCTGTAAAGGCGAGCGTCAACGGATTGAGGCTCACCCTCAATCGGCTGTACGGAATGGCGACGCTCACTTCGTTCGGGTTATCGTTCATGAATCACCGTGGGTTGATATCAGTATTTCAAGGGATGCGGAAAGGAAATGGGTCAATCGAGCGTTACACAATTATCGGGATGATGCAGCGACCTTGCCCGCGGGCAGGCTGAGGGTGAACAGGCTTCCTTTTCCGGGAGTACTTTCAACAAGAATTTTTCCATGATGCGCTCTGGCAATGGCATCGGCCAGGCTCAGTCCCAGTCCGGACCCGCCGGCCGCCCGGCTCTGGTCGC
This window of the uncultured Desulfosarcina sp. genome carries:
- a CDS encoding ATP-binding protein, producing MNDNPNEVSVAIPYSRLRVSLNPLTLAFTGSHKSLEQPFREAYFDNSLDHLRRCKLYATLFFGIFGILDALVFPELIRPLWFIRYALVCPIFLIGLVFSYTAAYRRVWQALNAFYIMLTGFAYVAMVVIIPPPESYFYGVGTIFCIFFGYTFIHARFITATVAGLLVLAGYQAAMFLLMETTGSVQLIFGAHFLGINLLGMLICYSIETQERKSFFLTTLLEKEKRKTEAANRNLEKRVEERTAALQRINRDLYKEVQERKQAEQRVRSSHSQLESVMDSIDNHIYVSDIDTRVILMANRHMKKTYGEDIVGKKCHDAIYRRDTICSECRNRQLLDKNDQPAESCTWEEKNPINDRWYLNYARAIVWEDRRIVQLRVATDITAMKEMESRLQRAQKMEAIGTLAGGVAHDLNNILSGLVGYPELLLMDAPEKGEARLLLETIKKSGEKAAAIVQDLLTLARRGVAVSKVIDLNRVVQDYLTSPEMANLQSIHPKVAIQTNLSARAFNIMGSGLHLEKTVMNLVTNAAEAMPEGGKITLTTCDRHVDRPIQGFETIPEGEYVVLTVADTGTGIPESDLERIFEPFYTNKQMGRSGTGLGMAVVWGTMKDHGGYIDARSTRGRGTEFDLYFPITRQDVTPETEARPMESYRGRGELVLIVDDIKEQRDLAAFMLKRLGYRVETVSSGREAVDFAKRQSVDILVLDMILEPDMDGLETYRQILAFSPGQKAIIASGFSESERVQEARELGAGAYIKKPYRMEQIGSALRQQLDENSNDESRTGDSDDN